Proteins found in one Falsirhodobacter algicola genomic segment:
- a CDS encoding pyridoxal phosphate-dependent aminotransferase encodes MRISKRGEVDAFIVMDVMEEARQLELQGQRIIHMEVGQPGTAAPAAARAALAGALDHPLGYTVALGLPELRRGIADLYRRWYGVDLDPARVIVTNGSSGAFLLAFTALFDAGDRVALGEPGYPSYRQILRALSIEPVGIAARPENRLQPVPEDLAPVPDLQGLIVASPGNPSGTMLDRGALGALMDHARGRDMAFISDEIYHGLHYGARAVSALELGDDAYVVNSFSKYFSMTGWRIGWMIVPEDHLRRVERLAQNLFICPPHASQIAALGALEAEEEMEANRAVYARNRQLMLDGLPAAGFDRIAPPDGAFYVYADVSELTTDSRAFASEILHGAGVAVTPGLDFDPVRGASWLRFSYARGTADIEEGLARLRAFMERRA; translated from the coding sequence ATGCGGATTTCAAAGCGCGGCGAAGTCGATGCGTTCATCGTCATGGATGTGATGGAGGAGGCGCGGCAGCTGGAATTGCAGGGCCAGCGCATCATTCATATGGAAGTGGGCCAGCCCGGCACCGCCGCGCCCGCCGCCGCCCGCGCCGCCCTTGCCGGTGCGCTGGACCATCCGCTGGGATACACGGTCGCGCTGGGCCTTCCGGAATTGCGGCGGGGAATCGCCGATCTTTATCGCCGCTGGTACGGGGTGGATCTCGATCCGGCGCGGGTGATCGTGACGAACGGGTCCTCGGGGGCGTTCCTCTTGGCCTTCACCGCGCTCTTCGATGCGGGGGATCGCGTGGCCTTGGGGGAGCCGGGCTATCCCAGCTACCGCCAGATCCTGCGCGCCCTGAGCATCGAGCCGGTGGGCATCGCCGCCCGCCCCGAGAACCGCCTTCAGCCCGTACCCGAGGATCTGGCCCCGGTGCCGGACCTTCAGGGGCTGATCGTCGCCTCTCCGGGCAATCCGTCGGGCACGATGCTGGACCGGGGGGCGCTGGGCGCGCTGATGGATCACGCGCGCGGGCGGGACATGGCCTTCATCTCGGACGAGATCTATCACGGGCTGCATTACGGCGCGCGTGCGGTTTCGGCGCTGGAACTGGGGGATGACGCCTATGTGGTGAACTCCTTCTCCAAATACTTCTCCATGACGGGTTGGCGGATCGGGTGGATGATCGTGCCTGAGGATCACCTGCGCCGGGTGGAACGGCTGGCGCAGAACCTCTTCATCTGCCCGCCCCATGCCAGCCAGATCGCCGCCCTCGGCGCGCTGGAGGCCGAGGAGGAGATGGAGGCCAACCGCGCCGTCTATGCCCGCAACCGCCAGTTGATGCTGGACGGGCTGCCCGCCGCCGGGTTCGACCGCATCGCGCCGCCCGACGGGGCCTTCTATGTCTATGCCGATGTGTCGGAGCTGACGACGGACAGCCGCGCCTTCGCATCGGAGATCCTGCACGGGGCCGGGGTGGCGGTGACGCCGGGCCTCGATTTCGATCCGGTGCGGGGGGCGTCATGGCTGCGCTTCTCTTATGCGCGGGGTACGGCCGATATCGAAGAGGGGCTGGCCCGTCTGCGCGCCTTCATGGAGCGGCGGGCGTGA
- a CDS encoding N-acetylmuramoyl-L-alanine amidase, whose translation MAALLLCAGYGRYRRGAGPSARLHGAAGVIRLLVLLWLACAGLAAAQEVPAELDADASRIANRWGGMEVTLTLSHPVPWRARLLADPPRLLMDFRELDFGDTPLRAGSKVRSVTAGKVRSGWSRMVVELDGPYTIRTAEMRTGEGAVLDVRLDSADEADFAAAAGLPEPKMWALPKAAATAPVEGSGPLLVMIDPGHGGIDPGATSGQTLEKTLTLAFANELRTALLRDGTFKVALTREDDSFLPLETRLTLAKEAGAGVFLSIHADALAEGEASGATIYTLSERGSDRAARALSERHDRDDLLAGVDLTQQDDVVAGVLMDLARTETEPRTEMMARAIEAAMQGSGIRMHPNGHQTANFSVLKAPDIPSALIELGFMSSAQDMMRLVDPQWRAQMAHAIVLGLKDWARRDAQIRPLLRR comes from the coding sequence ATGGCTGCGCTTCTCTTATGCGCGGGGTACGGCCGATATCGAAGAGGGGCTGGCCCGTCTGCGCGCCTTCATGGAGCGGCGGGCGTGATCCGCCTTCTGGTTCTGCTGTGGCTGGCTTGCGCCGGGCTTGCCGCCGCGCAGGAGGTTCCGGCCGAACTGGATGCGGACGCCTCGCGCATCGCCAACCGCTGGGGCGGGATGGAGGTCACGCTGACCCTGTCGCATCCGGTGCCGTGGCGGGCGCGGCTGCTGGCCGATCCGCCGCGCCTTCTGATGGATTTCCGCGAGTTGGATTTCGGCGACACGCCGCTGCGGGCCGGATCGAAGGTGCGCAGCGTGACGGCGGGCAAGGTGCGCAGCGGCTGGTCGCGGATGGTGGTGGAACTGGACGGCCCCTACACGATCCGCACCGCCGAGATGCGCACGGGCGAGGGGGCTGTTCTGGATGTCCGCCTCGACAGCGCGGACGAGGCCGATTTCGCCGCCGCCGCCGGTCTGCCCGAACCCAAGATGTGGGCGCTGCCCAAGGCGGCCGCCACCGCGCCGGTCGAAGGAAGCGGGCCGCTGTTGGTCATGATCGATCCCGGCCATGGCGGCATCGACCCCGGCGCCACATCCGGGCAGACCTTGGAAAAGACGCTGACGCTCGCCTTTGCGAACGAATTGCGCACGGCGCTTTTGCGCGACGGCACGTTCAAGGTCGCCCTCACGCGCGAGGATGACAGCTTCTTGCCGCTGGAAACTCGGCTGACCTTGGCCAAGGAGGCGGGGGCGGGGGTGTTCCTGTCGATCCATGCCGACGCGCTGGCCGAGGGAGAGGCGTCGGGCGCGACCATCTACACCCTGTCCGAGCGCGGATCGGACCGGGCCGCGCGGGCGCTGTCGGAGCGGCACGACCGGGACGATCTTCTGGCCGGGGTGGACCTGACGCAGCAGGACGATGTGGTGGCGGGCGTGCTGATGGATCTGGCCCGCACCGAAACCGAACCGCGGACCGAGATGATGGCCCGCGCGATCGAGGCGGCGATGCAGGGATCGGGCATCCGCATGCATCCGAACGGGCATCAGACGGCGAACTTTTCGGTGCTGAAGGCGCCGGACATCCCTTCGGCGCTGATCGAGCTGGGATTCATGTCCTCGGCGCAGGACATGATGCGGCTCGTCGATCCGCAATGGCGGGCGCAGATGGCCCATGCGATCGTGCTGGGGCTGAAGGATTGGGCCCGCCGCGACGCGCAGATCCGCCCCTTGCTGCGGCGCTGA
- a CDS encoding penicillin-binding protein 1A encodes MFRFIGSVFGAIFTLLTLGLVFTALAIGGVFWMYSRDLPSHESLAQYTPPTISRIYNNDGRMIDEFAQERRIFVPAEEIPDLVKQAFISAEDKNFYIHHGYDPRGMIAAAVEAVQTRGRVVRGASTITQQVAKNFLLSSDRTAERKIKEIILASRLDSSLSKDKVLELYLNEIFLGRNSYGVAAAALTYFNKTLSELNPAEAAFLAAMPQAPSRSPVTDKDHLTARRNYVLREMRDNGYIDAAAADAAIASPLKSVQNGDYEPFRETLPPRDYFTDEIRRQLSASFGEEQFFSGGLTVRATVDPELQDAAAAALREGLEKLDRSKGVWRGLRKTIPADRMDDWREALAQTPVPRDIPGWHAAVVLEAGSSAKIGIEGVDEPGTVPASDVTWARKLGSDGKLGPRAKAASDLVSVGDIVLVRPDGDQWSLRQVPEAQGGFMAMDVTTGRVLAMQGGFSYQDSTFNRATQAMRQPGSSFKPFVYAAALDRGMTPATIVVDAPIEVNTPQGLWTPQNSSGRYYGPTPMRIGIEQSRNLMTVRLAQEIGMDTVAGYAERFGVYSPMRPFLANALGAQETTLMKMVTAYAMFANGGQRVEPTLVDRVQDRFGRTIYRHDQRDCTDCTAATLPAGAEPQIVAHNEQVMDPITAYQLTSMMQGVILRGSGTGVHLPVPVAGKTGTTNDAKDVWFIGYTSNIVAGCYMGYDQPRSLGRSAYGGTLCVPVFQEFMEKAVAKLGGSDFKVPPGGYFMKIDRFTGARVPQDATGPNIISEYFRDGIEPVFGAAIDGGFAMGENLPLFSEGETEETTTVTTSSGEQREIPRDNASFGTLSSGGLY; translated from the coding sequence TTGTTCAGGTTCATCGGCTCCGTCTTCGGGGCGATCTTCACGCTGCTTACGCTGGGTCTCGTCTTCACGGCGCTGGCGATCGGGGGTGTGTTCTGGATGTATTCGCGCGATCTGCCCAGCCATGAGAGCCTTGCGCAATACACCCCGCCGACCATCAGCCGCATCTACAACAACGACGGCCGGATGATCGACGAATTCGCGCAGGAACGCCGCATCTTCGTTCCCGCCGAGGAGATCCCCGATCTCGTGAAGCAGGCCTTCATTTCGGCCGAGGACAAGAACTTCTACATCCATCACGGCTATGACCCGCGCGGCATGATCGCCGCCGCGGTGGAGGCGGTGCAGACGCGCGGCCGGGTGGTGCGCGGCGCCTCCACGATCACGCAGCAGGTGGCCAAGAACTTCCTTCTGTCCTCGGACCGGACGGCGGAGCGCAAGATCAAGGAGATCATCCTTGCCTCGCGGCTCGATTCCTCGCTGTCCAAGGACAAGGTGCTGGAACTCTACCTGAACGAGATCTTCCTCGGCCGGAACTCCTACGGGGTGGCGGCGGCGGCGCTGACCTATTTCAACAAGACGCTGTCGGAGCTGAACCCGGCGGAGGCGGCCTTCCTTGCCGCCATGCCGCAGGCACCCAGCCGCTCGCCCGTGACGGACAAGGACCACCTGACCGCGCGGCGCAACTATGTGCTGCGCGAGATGCGCGACAACGGATATATCGACGCGGCCGCAGCGGATGCGGCCATCGCCTCGCCCCTGAAATCGGTGCAGAACGGCGATTACGAACCCTTCCGCGAAACGCTGCCGCCGCGCGATTATTTCACCGACGAGATCCGCCGCCAACTCTCCGCCAGCTTCGGCGAGGAGCAGTTCTTCAGCGGCGGTCTGACGGTGCGCGCCACGGTCGATCCCGAACTGCAGGACGCCGCCGCCGCCGCGCTGCGCGAGGGCCTCGAAAAGCTCGATCGGTCCAAGGGCGTGTGGCGCGGCCTGCGCAAGACGATCCCCGCCGACCGGATGGACGATTGGCGCGAGGCGCTGGCCCAGACGCCGGTGCCGCGCGACATTCCCGGCTGGCACGCCGCCGTGGTGCTGGAGGCCGGATCGTCGGCCAAGATCGGCATCGAGGGCGTCGATGAGCCGGGCACCGTTCCGGCAAGCGACGTGACATGGGCGCGCAAGCTGGGTTCGGATGGCAAGCTCGGCCCGCGGGCCAAGGCCGCCTCCGATCTGGTATCGGTGGGCGACATCGTCCTCGTCCGCCCCGACGGCGATCAATGGTCGCTGCGTCAGGTGCCCGAGGCGCAGGGCGGGTTCATGGCGATGGACGTGACCACCGGGCGCGTTCTGGCGATGCAGGGCGGCTTCTCCTATCAGGACAGCACCTTCAACCGCGCGACGCAGGCGATGCGTCAGCCGGGATCGTCGTTCAAACCCTTCGTCTATGCCGCCGCCTTGGATCGCGGGATGACCCCCGCCACCATCGTCGTGGACGCCCCGATCGAGGTGAACACCCCGCAGGGGCTGTGGACGCCGCAGAACTCCTCCGGACGCTATTACGGCCCGACGCCTATGCGCATCGGCATCGAACAGTCGCGCAACCTGATGACCGTGCGCCTTGCGCAGGAAATCGGGATGGACACGGTGGCGGGCTATGCCGAACGCTTCGGGGTCTATTCGCCGATGCGTCCGTTCCTTGCCAACGCCCTCGGCGCGCAGGAAACCACGCTGATGAAGATGGTCACCGCCTATGCGATGTTCGCCAATGGCGGGCAGCGGGTGGAACCGACGCTGGTAGACCGGGTGCAGGACCGCTTCGGCCGCACCATCTATCGCCACGATCAGCGCGATTGCACCGATTGCACCGCCGCCACGCTGCCGGCAGGGGCGGAGCCGCAGATCGTCGCGCATAACGAACAGGTGATGGACCCGATCACCGCCTATCAGCTGACCTCCATGATGCAGGGCGTGATCCTGCGCGGTTCGGGCACGGGCGTGCACCTGCCGGTGCCGGTCGCGGGCAAGACCGGGACAACCAACGACGCCAAGGACGTGTGGTTCATCGGCTATACCTCCAACATCGTGGCGGGCTGCTACATGGGGTATGACCAGCCGCGCTCGCTCGGTCGGTCGGCCTATGGCGGCACGCTGTGCGTGCCGGTCTTCCAAGAGTTCATGGAAAAGGCCGTAGCCAAGCTGGGCGGGTCGGACTTCAAGGTGCCGCCCGGCGGCTACTTCATGAAGATCGACCGTTTCACCGGCGCGCGCGTGCCGCAGGATGCGACGGGCCCGAACATCATCTCGGAATATTTCCGCGACGGGATCGAGCCGGTGTTCGGCGCGGCGATCGACGGCGGCTTTGCCATGGGCGAGAACCTTCCCCTGTTCAGCGAGGGCGAGACCGAAGAGACGACGACCGTCACCACCTCCAGCGGCGAGCAGCGGGAGATCCCGCGCGACAATGCCAGCTTCGGCACTCTCAGTTCCGGCGGGCTGTACTAG
- the prfB gene encoding peptide chain release factor 2: MRTEIQHHADTIQKSLELLAQRMDRETAGHRLEEFNAMIEAGDIWNDPAKAQKLMRDRQALMDQISTFELIDSGLRDNVELIELGEAEGDQEIVAEAENAIRELVTLAQAKELEALLDGEADSNDTFLEINAGAGGTESCDWASMLARMYVRWAEKKGYKVETQAISEGEEAGIKSVSYKISGMNAYGWLKSESGVHRLVRISPYDSAARRHTSFSSVWVYPVVDENIEITVPDNEIRIDTYRSSGAGGQHVNTTDSAVRITHLPTGIVVTSSEKSQHQNRANAMAALKSRLYQMELDRRNAAINAQHEAKGDAGWGNQIRSYVLQPYQMVKDLRTSVETSDTQGVLDGDLDRFMAATLAQDVAGKSRAEANAD, encoded by the coding sequence ATGCGCACCGAGATCCAGCACCACGCCGACACGATCCAGAAATCGCTGGAGCTTCTGGCCCAGCGGATGGACCGTGAGACGGCCGGACACCGGCTGGAGGAGTTCAACGCCATGATCGAGGCGGGGGACATCTGGAACGATCCGGCCAAAGCGCAGAAGCTGATGCGCGACCGGCAGGCGCTGATGGACCAGATCTCCACCTTCGAGTTGATCGACAGCGGTCTGCGCGACAATGTGGAGCTGATCGAACTGGGCGAGGCCGAGGGCGATCAGGAGATCGTCGCCGAGGCCGAGAACGCGATCCGCGAGCTGGTGACGCTGGCCCAAGCCAAGGAGCTGGAGGCGCTGCTGGACGGCGAGGCCGACAGCAACGACACCTTCCTCGAGATCAACGCCGGTGCGGGCGGCACGGAAAGCTGCGATTGGGCCTCCATGCTGGCGCGCATGTATGTGCGCTGGGCCGAGAAGAAGGGCTACAAGGTCGAGACGCAGGCCATCTCCGAAGGCGAGGAGGCGGGGATCAAATCCGTGTCCTACAAGATCAGCGGGATGAACGCCTATGGTTGGCTGAAATCGGAATCGGGCGTGCATCGGCTGGTCCGCATCTCGCCCTACGATTCCGCGGCGCGGCGGCACACGTCCTTCTCTTCGGTCTGGGTCTATCCGGTCGTGGACGAGAATATCGAAATCACGGTGCCGGACAACGAGATCCGGATCGACACGTACCGCTCGTCCGGTGCGGGCGGGCAGCACGTCAACACCACCGATTCGGCGGTGCGGATCACCCACCTTCCCACGGGCATCGTCGTCACCAGTTCGGAAAAGTCGCAGCACCAGAACCGCGCCAACGCCATGGCTGCGCTGAAATCGCGCCTCTATCAGATGGAGCTGGATCGCCGGAACGCCGCGATCAACGCCCAGCACGAGGCGAAGGGCGATGCAGGCTGGGGCAACCAGATCCGCTCCTATGTGCTGCAACCCTATCAGATGGTGAAGGACCTGCGCACCTCGGTGGAAACCTCGGACACGCAGGGCGTTCTGGACGGCGATCTGGACCGATTCATGGCGGCGACGCTGGCGCAGGACGTGGCGGGCAAGAGCCGCGCCGAGGCGAACGCCGATTGA
- the fdhD gene encoding formate dehydrogenase accessory sulfurtransferase FdhD has protein sequence MPTDTAPTPAGATPVAGRLLPEEIAVAISYDASTQAVMMATPNDLHDFARGFSLTEGIATPEEIASIEPVEVPRGIDLRIWLAPGVGARLAQRRRSMTGPVGCGLCGIDSLDQALRDMPPVTSDLRLSADEVRRAIGALRAHQPLHDATRAVHAAGLWVPGQGMIAVREDVGRHNALDKLAGACLVAAPGPGVVLMTSRVSVDLVQKVAAMNMPVLVAVSAPTAQAVDLADRLGITLIGLARGDDHTAFTHLHRLTS, from the coding sequence ATGCCCACAGATACCGCACCCACCCCCGCCGGCGCGACACCCGTCGCCGGCCGCCTCCTGCCCGAGGAGATCGCGGTCGCCATCAGCTACGACGCCTCCACGCAGGCGGTGATGATGGCGACGCCGAACGACCTGCACGATTTCGCGCGCGGCTTTTCCCTGACCGAAGGCATCGCCACCCCCGAGGAAATCGCCTCGATCGAACCGGTGGAGGTGCCGCGCGGCATCGATCTGCGCATCTGGCTGGCCCCCGGCGTGGGGGCGCGTCTGGCCCAGCGGCGGCGCAGCATGACGGGGCCGGTGGGCTGCGGCCTCTGCGGCATCGATTCGCTGGATCAGGCGCTGCGCGACATGCCGCCCGTAACCTCGGACCTGCGGCTGAGCGCGGATGAGGTGCGCCGCGCCATCGGTGCCCTGCGCGCCCATCAGCCGCTGCACGATGCGACCCGCGCCGTGCATGCGGCGGGCCTTTGGGTGCCGGGGCAGGGCATGATCGCCGTGCGCGAGGATGTGGGCCGGCACAACGCCCTCGACAAGCTGGCGGGCGCCTGCCTCGTGGCCGCGCCCGGGCCGGGGGTGGTTCTGATGACGAGCCGCGTATCGGTCGATCTGGTTCAGAAGGTGGCGGCGATGAACATGCCGGTTCTGGTCGCGGTGTCGGCCCCGACGGCGCAGGCGGTCGATCTGGCGGACCGGCTGGGCATCACGCTGATCGGCCTTGCGCGGGGCGACGATCACACCGCCTTCACGCATCTGCACCGTCTGACATCCTGA
- a CDS encoding FdhF/YdeP family oxidoreductase: MTDAEREQNPDTPHYDRPTGGWGSLISVARHLGEDKPRAGVLETLMKQNKPKGHMCTSCAWAKPASPHLAEFCENGAKATIWDHTLLRCGPDQLARHTVSELRMWRDYDLEMLGRLTHPMRFDAATDRYVETTWEEAFRAIGASLRKLDPKSTVFYASGRASLETSYMWALYARLYGHNNLPDSSNMCHETTSVALKQKIGSPVGTCILEDFESCDMILFFGQNTGTNSPRLLHPLQEAVKRGCKVVTFNPVRERGLIEFANPQSPTEMITGRGTKISDLYLQVKPGGDIAAIAGMIKHLLHLEEDRGGVIDHAFVAEHCHGFDDFTAWARALGWQEIEEVSGLTRADLIEVAEMYARSERVIGIYGMGLTQHVHGSDSIGMLVNLLLMRGNMGREGAGICPVRGHSNVQGQRTVGIADKPELVPLDKLAEMFDFEPPRDRGTTTVDVVQGVLDGSIKAFLSLGGNFARAIPDQDRADPAWSKLELNVQIATRLNRSHTLVGDNTWLLPCLVRGEEDVQATGPQAVTMEDSLSHIHGSIGRRRPASPHLLSEPAIVAGLAKATLDPNPKVRWDDWVGDYGLVRDLIAETYPDQFHDFNDRMFQPGGFYRGNSARDRDWKTETGKAEFTTPQGASALGIKPGDGVYTLVTLRSNDQFNTTIYGFRDRLRGLDTDRMVVLMAPAEIAGAGLSEGQTVTLVSTYDDGMERRLGGLRIIAYDLPMGCVAAYYPEANALVPLELHDLASKTPAYKGAPVRLEPEA, from the coding sequence GTGACAGATGCCGAACGCGAGCAGAACCCCGACACCCCCCATTACGACCGGCCGACGGGGGGATGGGGGTCCCTCATCAGCGTCGCACGTCATCTCGGGGAAGATAAGCCGCGGGCGGGCGTTCTCGAAACGCTGATGAAGCAGAACAAGCCGAAGGGCCATATGTGCACCTCCTGCGCATGGGCGAAACCGGCCTCGCCGCATCTGGCGGAGTTCTGCGAGAACGGCGCGAAGGCCACCATCTGGGACCACACGCTGCTGCGCTGCGGCCCCGACCAATTGGCCCGCCACACCGTGTCCGAATTGCGCATGTGGCGCGATTACGATCTGGAGATGCTGGGCCGCCTGACCCATCCCATGCGCTTCGACGCCGCGACCGACCGCTACGTCGAAACGACGTGGGAGGAGGCGTTCCGCGCCATCGGGGCCAGCCTGCGCAAGCTCGATCCGAAATCGACGGTGTTCTACGCCTCGGGGCGGGCCAGCCTCGAGACATCCTATATGTGGGCGCTCTATGCGCGCCTTTATGGGCACAACAACCTGCCCGACAGTTCCAACATGTGCCACGAGACGACCAGCGTGGCGCTGAAGCAGAAGATCGGATCGCCCGTCGGCACCTGCATCCTCGAGGATTTCGAGAGCTGCGACATGATCCTGTTCTTCGGTCAGAACACCGGCACCAACAGCCCCCGCCTGCTGCATCCGCTGCAAGAGGCGGTGAAGCGCGGCTGCAAGGTCGTGACGTTCAACCCGGTGCGCGAACGCGGCCTGATCGAATTTGCGAACCCGCAAAGCCCGACCGAGATGATCACCGGGCGCGGCACCAAGATTTCCGACCTCTATCTTCAGGTGAAGCCGGGCGGCGACATCGCCGCCATCGCCGGCATGATCAAGCATCTGCTGCATCTGGAGGAGGATCGGGGCGGCGTGATCGATCATGCCTTCGTGGCCGAACATTGCCACGGCTTCGACGATTTCACCGCATGGGCCCGCGCCCTCGGCTGGCAGGAGATCGAGGAGGTTTCCGGCCTGACCCGCGCCGATCTGATCGAAGTGGCGGAGATGTATGCCCGCAGCGAGCGCGTGATCGGCATCTACGGGATGGGCCTGACGCAGCATGTGCACGGCTCGGATTCCATCGGGATGCTGGTGAACCTTCTGCTGATGCGGGGCAATATGGGGCGCGAAGGCGCGGGCATCTGCCCGGTGCGCGGCCATTCCAACGTGCAGGGGCAGCGCACGGTGGGCATCGCCGACAAGCCCGAACTCGTACCGCTCGACAAGCTGGCGGAGATGTTCGATTTCGAGCCGCCGCGCGATCGCGGCACGACCACGGTCGATGTGGTGCAGGGCGTTCTGGATGGCAGCATCAAGGCGTTCCTCAGCCTCGGCGGCAATTTCGCGCGGGCGATCCCGGATCAGGACCGCGCCGATCCCGCATGGTCGAAGCTGGAGCTGAACGTGCAGATCGCGACCCGCCTCAACCGCTCGCATACGCTGGTGGGGGACAACACATGGCTCTTGCCCTGCCTCGTGCGCGGGGAGGAAGACGTTCAGGCCACCGGCCCGCAAGCCGTCACGATGGAGGACAGCCTGAGCCATATCCACGGCTCCATCGGGCGGCGGCGTCCGGCATCGCCGCATCTTCTGTCGGAACCGGCCATCGTGGCGGGGCTGGCCAAGGCGACGCTGGACCCGAACCCCAAGGTGCGCTGGGATGATTGGGTGGGCGATTACGGCCTTGTGCGCGATCTGATCGCCGAGACCTATCCCGATCAATTCCACGACTTCAACGACCGCATGTTCCAACCGGGCGGCTTCTATCGCGGCAACTCGGCCCGCGACCGGGATTGGAAGACGGAGACCGGCAAGGCGGAGTTCACGACCCCCCAAGGCGCAAGCGCCCTTGGCATCAAGCCGGGCGACGGGGTCTATACCCTCGTCACGCTGCGATCGAACGATCAGTTCAACACCACGATCTATGGTTTCCGCGACCGTCTGCGGGGCCTCGACACCGACCGGATGGTGGTGCTGATGGCCCCGGCGGAGATTGCGGGCGCGGGGCTGAGCGAAGGGCAGACGGTGACGCTCGTCTCCACCTATGACGATGGGATGGAGCGTCGGCTTGGCGGGCTGCGGATCATCGCCTATGATCTGCCGATGGGATGTGTTGCCGCCTATTACCCCGAAGCGAACGCGCTGGTGCCGCTGGAACTGCACGATCTGGCCTCCAAGACGCCGGCCTACAAGGGCGCGCCGGTCCGTCTGGAGCCCGAGGCGTGA
- the mobA gene encoding molybdenum cofactor guanylyltransferase MobA, which yields MIQPCGLVLAGGQGARMDGADKALLPLGGRTLLDHVLARLAPQVPAIAISANGDPARFARFGLPVLPDETPDRPGPLGGILAGLVHAQQTGASHVLTVAVDTPFFPADLARHLPQRADAPLLVQAGDDPHPTFGLWPVAVASDLRAALGDGLRRVRQVSALLGGGMLILPPAEPDPFFNINTPADLRQAEARLVACP from the coding sequence GTGATCCAGCCCTGCGGCCTCGTGCTGGCGGGGGGGCAGGGCGCGCGCATGGATGGCGCGGACAAGGCCCTGCTGCCGCTGGGGGGCCGCACGCTTCTGGATCATGTTCTGGCACGGCTGGCGCCGCAGGTGCCCGCCATCGCCATCAGCGCGAACGGCGATCCGGCGCGTTTCGCGCGCTTCGGCCTGCCGGTGCTGCCGGACGAAACCCCGGACCGGCCCGGCCCCCTTGGCGGCATCCTTGCCGGGCTGGTTCATGCGCAACAAACGGGCGCAAGCCATGTGTTGACCGTGGCCGTGGACACGCCCTTTTTCCCCGCCGATCTGGCCCGGCATCTGCCGCAGCGGGCCGATGCGCCGCTCTTGGTGCAGGCGGGGGACGATCCGCATCCGACCTTCGGCCTTTGGCCCGTCGCCGTCGCGTCCGATCTTCGGGCGGCCTTGGGGGACGGGCTGCGGCGGGTGCGGCAGGTGTCGGCGCTGCTGGGGGGCGGGATGCTGATCCTGCCGCCCGCCGAACCCGATCCGTTCTTCAACATCAACACCCCCGCCGATCTGCGACAGGCCGAGGCGCGGCTGGTGGCTTGCCCATAA